CTACAAAACGTATACTCAATGGGAGGGTCGACCTCGTCGGCAGCAGCGAGCAGTTCTGCGTCGGTCGGGTCAGAGTAGCAGACGCCTGCAAAGAACGACAACGAGACGACAACATGAACTGATGAAGCACTGTTGTGTTGTTAAAAGTACCTCACAGGCTGTTTTGTAGACGGTGCAGTTACCCGGCCGTGGGGGGACATGTCCTGGCTCCGGTGCTGCCGTGGGCTCAGCGTCCCGGGCCAGCACATATTGCTGCAGGGCCCCCAACTTGGACCTAGCTCCCCCCTTCTGCTTTCTGAGCCAAGCCACAAAGCTGTAGCAGagcaaagaaaaaacacacaaaattaacacacacacacacgcacaaacacaatacTTAGGTTTGACTCTCTTGGTCCTGCGTGCCGTACAGGGACTTGTAGGTCCGGTGcgagtacacccccccccccccccaccccacccgcgCGTCGTCCAGCCCCCTGGTAGCTCGGGAGCCCTCGCACAACCTACGCCTCACACCTCTGTAGCTTGAGCTGAGGCCGTTTCATGGGAACCAATGTGATGAGGCAAACACTGGAGCTGTGTCTGCTTCTCTGCCATCTCTAACTTCCCCCTTATGACTCATATTACCCTGATAACACAAACCCTAACAACTAGACTTATGAGCAAGGGTCCACCAGCAAAGAATGAAACAGATCTCTTCACATTGACAGTACAACAGAGACATCAAGGTTTAACCTTCAGTTCAGTCATTTAGTAAACTCTGTCCTCTAAAGTGACTTAGCCTGATTATTTTTCCCGAGTCATAATAATAAGTAGGGAGGTAGGGCTTCTTGCAGTGGTGTTTGGACCCTGAACCTTTGGGCTGGGACTCCAACACCCTGCCCTCCTCACTGTCCttcaaaagctttgaaaacagTTGACTTAGATTTGAACATGAATTCATAATTGATTTCCTAATTTCTTTCTATGAATAATTATTGATTTTAGGGATTGTACGATTATTATTGGATCTCTGAAGATGCCCAGTATCACAGTACAGTTTAACATTTTCATCCTAATAAAGGAAAGTCCCTTTTAGTTCAGTTATGGTGATGATAAAGTTTGCTCAGCGGTTGCACCACTTCCACTTTTGTGAGGACATGTAAGTCTCATATTAGGCTGggttgtgtgttcctgtgaacAGACTCCAGTCCTGGACTCCACTGAGACCACACTGAGGTCGAGATGCTCAACATGGGGGCTGTGCTGCTGTTACTAATTGGTGTGGCTGATGGTGAGATCTTTATGGCATTATTACTGTTTTAAATCTTAATGTATTTTATGTAATTTAGTCAGCTATAGTTTTAATTGGTTTAAACATAATGAGTGTCATTTCAACATTTGTTGGGTTAAACCAATTTAGCTTTTATCGTGTGTTAATTCTGGATAAATTGAATCCATTTATTGTTGAATATCATTATTCATTACTCTGCCATTTGCTTTTTGACTTCCCCACAATGTGACTTCTCCTTTGTAATTGCAAAACACAACAGTATTCCCACATATTAGTATTCGGGGTAGGGTAGGGTATTTTCATGACAATCATATGAAAATTATGTATATCAAATCAAATTTAATGAAATATTAACCTTCTATATATATGAGTATAATGTTTCTCTCTGCAATGGCACCCATTGTATTCATAATGTCCACTCCTTTATAGTAATGGTAATAAGAGAGTTCTTGCAGTAATAGTTAGAGGTGGTCTGTGAATCTCAGTGAGATATATCTCctgtattgttttattgtcttcTGTAAACCTCCAGGTGTGAAGACCATCTGCGACGCCACACAGCCAAACATCACAACCCAGTGCATTGGCTCTCTGGGAGGAACCGTTGAGGTCCTGCTGCCTACTAGGACCTCACAAGATGATGTCTACAGACTGAGGAAATACTCTGTTGTGATTTTTAACAACCGCAGTGAGACAACAGACGGGAGATATTCATTTATTGTCAGTTCTGGAAAATTTACTATAAAGGGCGTCAACTTGAAAGACACTGGTGAATACTCAATGGAAGTACATGATGCAGCTGGGATCCAAGTAGCATACACAAAATGTTATTTAACCATTCAAGGTGAGTAACTATATCTTATTTCAGTAGCAGTAGTTATTGGTAATCAGGGTTCATATGTAAACTGTACATCTAATGGAACACATAGTATATCACAGTGGGTTCACAGAGACAACAATACCTTATGCTCTGAGGCCGCTTTGGGATCATTAAACTTCAATTTAATGGGTAAGCAGACTAGCCCAtagatattaaaataaaaacgcatatatatatacaaacataacttaattaattaatagcCGTCATCAATCATTAAAATGGAATTTAATATCCACCATAGTTAATGAATGAATAAGAGGACGCTATAGTCTGCCTACccgtttgttattatatatatatatatatatatatatatatatatatatatatatatatatatttatttataaatgttgTTCACTGTGCCATACTTTTCTTTGTCACAGGGCTCGTCCCTATAATCGCTGGTTCCCTGTCAGCGATGGCTCTGCTCCTGATAGTAGCATTGGGAGTCTACTGGGCAAAAAAGCACAAAACCTCAAGAGGTACGAAGCCCCTTTGCTGAGACAATGTACAGAATAATGTAGCCTACAGTATAATGTCGCACTAACGTAACGGTCGAAGACTGGAATGGAACGGAACGCCAACCAGAGTCTAGGAGGACATTCTGAAGGCGGTACTTCGAtaataactattattattagtaaCTATTCTTGGATGGCGTTCTGTTCTCTCATTTCCTCATTTGCTCTTCCTCTCCATTCGTGCCGCCCTCCTCTCCGCAGACACCACAGAAGCGGAAGATGTAACCTACGCAGACGTCTCTGTGCTCCAGCGTCAGGGGCAGcggagagagcagggggagggggaggtggagtacGGGGCGGTCAGGGAGGCTCCAGGCCCCAGGCGGACGCTGGAGACCAATGTGGACGAGTGTGTGGACGCTCAGCCCCAGAGCACGAGGCCCTGAATGCTGTGAACACCCAGAAGGACGCATAGACATTTTCAACCTTTTTACTGACACTCCCATCGTGGCTTCTGAAAGACACAGTCATTGGCCCCCTACGTTCTGATGATTCAGCATTCATTCTATTTGGACATTCAGGCGGAAATTTTGGCTATGCCGACATTACATAATTTTTTATGCTTTACACCACATCTGCTTTCATGTTaattattgtattgttattttaATTATGTGTGTAACCCTTTTCCCTGTTTAATAAAAACACAGATAAAGATTAATATGAGCCAATACTCCTGAAATCTGAATCTGTGAAACCACTTCTATGTAGGCTATGTGAAGGTGCTTGGATTCAGCTGtatgaaatatattattttgaataCAATTGAATGTATAGTTTCtagcagcgcgggaaggacgagacgggagcccaggttaagcggttaacacacatgacacactcCATAAAACTACTTAACACAAACGTCTCGGCACGGTGTCTTGAACAACAACTCAAAAGCAACACCAGCCCACCCACAGCGACAAACAAACCCCACGCAGTGTCTCTGCTGCAAAGGACCTAGGAGGGCGCCAGAGGTCCGACTTGCGATTGTCCTAACCATAgatcctaacccccccccccaggatcccTTGCGGCACCCTGAACGCGGCGACCACGCCCACGGTCGCCACACAGCCCCCACCTTAGGGGCCAGACGTCCTGACGACCCCCACACCCAACGCATAGTCCCGAgcatagacatcatataggtaGACGCCGCCTCCACTGCTTCAGCCCGTTGCCTCGGCGAAACGCGTCGCCGCCATATTGGTACGGGAGCTCTCTGAAGCCAGAGGTCTGTCAGACGTGTGACCATATGATGTCTATGGTCCCGAGTGTTCAGGGGGCCGCCATGGCTCCTGCCGGTAGCGGCCCCGTTGCGGCGCAGCCTTCCTCCCTGGTTGGGACGCCCGTCTCCAACAGTCCGCAGAAGCCCTGGGGGTGTGGTCGGGGATCACCTCCATTGGGGGGCCCCACCAGGTCCCGCTGTAGGGGACCTCTGGAGCGCCGTTCGGGCACCCcatctatggaaagccaagaaggccacaatccggacctagaatggcgcggtaaaagtgcaaaaccgtgcggattccgtacggtttggcaagaattcttgccaaaccgtacggaatccagtGTACCACGGaatccggattgtggccttcttggctttccataaaGCTGCTGCTTGCCCGGCTGGCTTTCTACGGCCGCGTCGGTGAGCTAATTTCTAACAGCTTGAACCGTGATCCAGAGCTCAGTAGTTCGACTAAATGGGACATGAAATGTGGTCAGGTTGTAAAGTCAGATACTAATCAATACAACACTGAATTAAGGGTCATTTCAGTGTCTCTACTCCACGCAACAACAGGGACGGAAGGAGAGCAAGGGTCTGGAATTAATGGTTTCAAGATGTGACATTGTTTTCTTTCGAATATTAATAACAATTCAAAAAAAAACTGTAGATCTCTGAGACTATCCTGATCTCACAAGTTCAATTTCTGTTTTCATGGAATTCCTTGCAAACGTTGTGAGCGGTATTTACTGCTCGTTACGTTGTGTAGGCCTTTGTTATTTAATGCTCGTTACGTTGTGTGTAGGCCTTTGTTATTTAATGTTCGTTACGTTGTGTACGTTATGTAGTGTACCTTATTTAATGTAGCCTACGTTCTGATGTGCACGTTAAAGTAACGCTGGTGTTTGGTTTCAATTAAACTTGTTTAGATTGTGTTTGAAAAATGTAACAATGTCGATTTTTGTGGTTCTTTACAATAAGTCATGTTGAATGATTGATCCTTAAATCCTAGTTCTAAAAATTGGTAGGCTATGGtataatctatttatttatgtttgcataatatatttgtgtttattttctcttttattcATCATAAGTGTTTTCGCGTATTGCTGACAATCACAAAATTAAAAAGGGTAAGAAATCGAGTGATAaaatacagtaaaaaaaaaaaaagatcattcAAGTAAGCCTATTAAAAATTGGATGGCCCTGCCCCTGCCTATAAGGTAATTAAACGCTGCTCCCGATTAAGGTCTACATAACCAGGCAATACTGCCCCCCAGAGGCTAAACACAGTAACTGCATCTGGAGTAAAGCATGTAGCTCAGTACTGGTATTTACCCTACGCAGATATCAAGTAAAGTAATGCTTCACTTTACAGGTCCCAAGAATTCATGGTCAGTAGgtgaatatttgttttatttaaatgttttaattacAACCACATCATTACAGATGATTATATTACATTTGCCAAGAAGCAGTTGATAGATAGCTGGTTATTTTATATCATAATTAGGCTCACGTGCAAAATAAAGAGCATAGTTAAGCATTTAGAATAGTATAATAAATATAAGAGGTATAATGATAGAATACGTCAACATGCAGAATAGCATAATACATACTAGgtataataatacaaaagtTAAACATGTAGAACAGCATAGCATTCTATTTCTAATAGCGACCACTAGGGAAAACAACAAGAGAGGAAAAAGttaattaataatgaaaaagATCTTGCCATTATCAAATGCAGAGAGAGAAGTGTCCCtggcaggtcaaaggtcaacaggCTGCTGGCCCTCTGGCTAAAGGTCTGTCTATGCGTCCTTCTGGGTGTTCACAGCTCTCAGGGCCTCTTCCTCCGGGGCTGAGCGTACACACACTCGTCAACATTGGTCTCCAGCGTCCGCCTGGAGCCTTGAGCCACCCTGACCGCCCCgtactccacctccccctccccctgctctctccgCTGCCTCCGACGTTGGAGCACAGAGACGTCTGCGTAGATTACATCTTCCGCTTCTGTGGTGTCTGCGGAGAGGAGGGCGGCACGAATGGAGTGGAAGAGCAAATGAGGAAATGAGAGAACAGAACGTCAAACAAAAATTATGACTGTTAGTATTGAAGTATCGCCTTCAGAATATCGCCTAAACTCTGGTCGGCGTTCCGTTCCGTTCCAGTATTCGACCGTAACGTTAGTGCGACGATATACTGTACATTATACTGTACTGTACATTCTTAAGGACGCAGCAAAGGGGATTCGTACCTTTTgaggttttgtgtttttttgcgcAGTAGACTCCCAATGCTACTATCAGGAGCAGAGCCATCGCTGACAGGGAACCAGCGACTATAGTGACGAGCCCTGTGACAAAGAAAAGTATGGCACAGTGAACAATGATATGAACAATaattataaatgaatataaataaatatatatatacacacagtatatatatagacaAAAGCAGGGGCAGTTATTGCATCATTATCTAATaattataaattaatataaatatatatatatatgtatagacaaAAGCAGGGGCAGAAATAGCATCAATATCTTCATTATCTTAATGTCTCATTAATAATGCCGTTATTAAATTCCATGGAATGATTTACAGCTATGTGAGAGAACAGAactatttatttagttatttatttatataagtttATATCTAtacatgtgtttttatttatctatGGGTTAGTCTGCTTACCCATTTTTTTGaagctatttatttatataagtttATATCTAtacatgtgtttttatttatctatGGGTTAGTCTGCTTACCCATTTTTTTGAAGTCTGGTCCAACAGCTGTCTCAGGGCATAAGGTATTGTTGTCTCTGTGCACCCACTGTGATACATGTGTTCCATTAGATGTACGGTTTACATCTATGAACCCTATGAGAGACAATGGTGACCGGTCATGTGATGAATCAACTGCTACTGAATCCAAgctccattcattcatttcccTCGTTGTGTTGTCACTCACCGTCACACTCAGACAAGGTGATGTTAGCCGCGGCGTGGCTCACGTTGTTGCGGACCGAGCAGGTGAGCAGTCCCAACCGGCCCGGCTCCAGAGTGACGTCACTAGCGCTACTGGGTCCGGAGAGGAGACGCGTGTCGTTCAGCGGGAGTCCGTCTAGACTCCAGCTGTAGTGGAGTCCGT
The DNA window shown above is from Gadus chalcogrammus isolate NIFS_2021 chromosome 10, NIFS_Gcha_1.0, whole genome shotgun sequence and carries:
- the LOC130390398 gene encoding uncharacterized protein LOC130390398, which codes for MLNMGAVLLLLIGVADGVKTICDATQPNITTQCIGSLGGTVEVLLPTRTSQDDVYRLRKYSVVIFNNRSETTDGRYSFIVSSGKFTIKGVNLKDTGEYSMEVHDAAGIQVAYTKCYLTIQGLVPIIAGSLSAMALLLIVALGVYWAKKHKTSRDTTEAEDVTYADVSVLQRQGQRREQGEGEVEYGAVREAPGPRRTLETNVDECVDAQPQSTRP